One part of the Senegalia massiliensis genome encodes these proteins:
- a CDS encoding MaoC family dehydratase produces MKGKTFNELEMGQKASFQKTITETDVYLYAGITGDINPAHINEEVSKDTMFKGRIAHGMLTAGLVSAVLGVHLPGPGTIYLGQDLKFTAPVKFGDTIKAEVEVSEKLEGKNIIKLKTTCTNQNGDVVLKGTATVMPPK; encoded by the coding sequence ATGAAGGGTAAAACATTTAATGAATTAGAAATGGGTCAAAAGGCATCATTTCAGAAAACGATTACAGAAACAGATGTATATTTATATGCAGGTATTACAGGTGATATAAATCCTGCACATATTAATGAAGAAGTATCAAAGGATACTATGTTTAAAGGGAGAATAGCTCATGGAATGCTTACTGCGGGATTAGTATCTGCAGTATTAGGTGTACACTTGCCAGGACCAGGAACTATATATTTAGGTCAAGATCTTAAATTTACTGCTCCTGTAAAGTTTGGTGACACTATTAAAGCAGAAGTTGAAGTATCAGAAAAACTAGAAGGTAAAAATATAATCAAACTTAAAACTACTTGTACAAATCAGAATGGAGATGTAGTCTTAAAAGGAACTGCTACTGTAATGCCTCCAAAATAA